AGCTCAGGAAGCTAACTAGGTGGGTGTCATGCAAGTAGAGAGAATATACCATATAACGGCTGAAGCTTTCTTTTTGGAGCTGAAAAAATTAGCAATCAATGATTTTGAGGTGAATACAGGAGAAATTTTTCCTTCTGACCAGTCTCTAAAAGGATTAAAATACATAAAAAACTTTGGTAAGAATAATGCTAATCAGGCAAGAGTTGAAATAACAAAATTTGAACCATTTAAAATATACGAAAGTTTAATTAAGTCAAATAGAGGAAGCCAAGTGATCACTTATTCAATTGAAGAAAAAGATAGTAATTCAATTGGTGTGACCTATAATGAAAAATTAGAAGATATAGATTTCTTTACAAAAATCAACTATAAATTATTACTTCCTTTTATGAAAAAGAGGCTAAAAAAGAATATAGAAAACAGGCTTGATTATATAGCGGATAGAGCTATTGAAAGTGAAGATAAAGTGATGGGGGATAAAAATGAGTTTTCAAGATAAATTTATGGAGATATCCGGACGAATAGGCTCTGAAAAGCACTTGGTAGCAATTCGTGACTCATTTGTAGCAATGATGCCAATTACTATGGCTGGATCAATTGCAGTCTTATTAAATGTGTTCTTTAGAGATATACCGACTAATTTAGGCTGGGATAATTTTGTAAATACAGTCCAACCACTTATAGATATAAATGGCTATGTATATTTTGGAACGATTACCATTATGGCCTTATTCTTTGTATTTACACTAGGTTATAATTTATCAGTTGCATATAAAGTAAATGGTCTATCTGGTGGTATTATTGCTTTTTCATCATTTATTGCCACTATTCCACAAATTGCAACTATTTCTTCGGATATTAGTGGAGCAAGTAATGAAGCAGTAAATGTTCTTAAGGATATAGGGTTAACCATTACAGAAAATGATGGAACTACTCTCATGGAAGCTAGCGGCTTAGGAGCTATTCAACTATCATATGTTGGAGCAACCGGTTTATTCACCGCTTTGGCTATTGGATTTCTTTCAACAATGATCTATATTTGGTTAACTAAGAAAAATCTAACGATTAAATTACCTGAGAGTGTTCCACCTGCTGTTAACAAAGCATTTGCAGCTATTATACCAGGACTTATAGCAATATATGCTTCTTCAATAGTAGCCTACGGTGTTTATAAGTTATCAGGAATACCTTTGAATAATTTAATTTCTACATATGTACAACAACCTTTAATGGGACTTTCTCAAGGTGCCGGAAGCGTTATATTATTAGCTTTCTTGGTACAACTTTTCTGGTTCTTTGGCTTACATGGGCATAATGTTTTAGCTCCTATTATGGATGGAATTTACTTAGCAGCTTTAAATGAAAATACCGCGGTTTATGAGACTACAAGAAGTATTGCCGAATTACCATGGACCTGGACAAGAGGCTCCTTTGATGCCTATTGTCAAATGGGAGGATCGGGAGTGACTTTAGCCTTAATTTTAGCCATTTTCTTCTTTTCAAAACGCGAAGAGTATAAGACAGTATCCAAGCTGTCATTCCCTATGGGAGTTTTTAATATAAATGAACCAATGATTTTTGGGATACCTATCGTTTTAAATCCATTATTCGTTATTCCATGGCTTATTATTCCACCAATTTGCGCTGGTATAGCATACTTTGCAACAGCAGTCGGTTGGATACCTCCTGTATTCTTAGCAGTACCTTGGATTACTCCACCAGGACTATATGCCTATTTAGCTACAGGGGGAAGTATTGGAGCAGCTTTAGTTTCATTATTTAATATGTTTATTGCTTTTCTAATCTATATTCCATTTGTACTGAATGCCAATAAAGTTAAGACTGTAGAAGAGGAAGAGTAATAGTGAATAATAATCGTTTAAAGTGGTATTTGTTTATAATAGCCCTTGGACTTTTTATTATTTGCATGAGCTACACTGTATCTAGGCCTCTTTTAAGTATTATATTTGGTTTAGCGCTGATATTATTTGGATTTATAAAGATAATGAAAAGAAGATAAACACTATGACCGAGTTGGGTGATACCAACTCGGCCTTTTTTTGAGTGACTCGGGATGAGAATTAACTCAAAGTTCATTATAGTTTTTGTTTCTGAATCTTTTCTATTCAAAAATACCTCCAAATGTATACTAACCACCCAACAATAAAGAAAAATTTACAAAAAGCTGTTCAACCTATGTTTCCCGATGTTTTGTTTTATATAACTGAATAATATTTATTATATTACTTGGATTTCTTTACATATTTTTCGCCAGCTTAACGTAAACTACATTGTATTTTTACTTCAATTTTACATGAAATTGCTACAATGAATTTGTTAAAAAGAAACTGTGGTGTCAGAAAGTAAGCATTCCTGTAAAGAGAAAATATGCTATTCGACTGATATCTATTATATAAAGGTCAGGCAAGCTCTAACTGTCATCATTTTATTGTAGCGTCGCCAAATAAACGGATAACTAGCATTTTAATTTGTGGAGGATTCGTGTAATGAAAAAGTTGTTTAAACCCTTATTATTACTGTTTACTTTTATCTTTCTTTTTGGTTGTTCTACAGCTGAGCAGCCTAGTGATTCAAACAACACGGGATCGAGCTCAGGTCAATCCGAAGAAAGCCATTCTGCTTCAGGTGAATTTGTTCTTTATACTTCTCAACCTGAAGAAGACATCAATAAATTGGTTGCAGAATTCAATAAAGAGTATCCCGATATAAAGGTGAATATATTCCGTTCAGGTACCGAAGAAGTTATTTCAAAAGTTATGGCGGAAAAGGAGACTGGAGACATTTTAGCAGATGCATTGCTTGTTTCGGATAGTTTTACATTCGATCAATTAGCAAATGAAGATCTGCTTCAGTCCTATGAGTCCCCTGAACTTGATAAGATTCCTAGCGACTATGTGCATCCTGATTTTAAGTATACAGGGACAAAATTAATTGTGACTGGTATAGCAGTGAATACAGATATGGTAGATGCTAATGAAATCGAAGGCTTTAAAAGTATGACTGATTCCAAGTATAAAGGCATGCCAATGATCCCAAGTCCCTTGTATTCAGGAGCGGCTTCTCTAAACCTATCGATCTTGACCCAGGATGGTAATTTGGGTTGGGATTTCTATGAAGACCTTAAAGCTAACGATGTCTTTGTCGGGCAAGG
This genomic window from Aerococcus sp. Group 1 contains:
- a CDS encoding DUF3284 domain-containing protein; this translates as MQVERIYHITAEAFFLELKKLAINDFEVNTGEIFPSDQSLKGLKYIKNFGKNNANQARVEITKFEPFKIYESLIKSNRGSQVITYSIEEKDSNSIGVTYNEKLEDIDFFTKINYKLLLPFMKKRLKKNIENRLDYIADRAIESEDKVMGDKNEFSR
- a CDS encoding PTS sugar transporter subunit IIC, encoding MSFQDKFMEISGRIGSEKHLVAIRDSFVAMMPITMAGSIAVLLNVFFRDIPTNLGWDNFVNTVQPLIDINGYVYFGTITIMALFFVFTLGYNLSVAYKVNGLSGGIIAFSSFIATIPQIATISSDISGASNEAVNVLKDIGLTITENDGTTLMEASGLGAIQLSYVGATGLFTALAIGFLSTMIYIWLTKKNLTIKLPESVPPAVNKAFAAIIPGLIAIYASSIVAYGVYKLSGIPLNNLISTYVQQPLMGLSQGAGSVILLAFLVQLFWFFGLHGHNVLAPIMDGIYLAALNENTAVYETTRSIAELPWTWTRGSFDAYCQMGGSGVTLALILAIFFFSKREEYKTVSKLSFPMGVFNINEPMIFGIPIVLNPLFVIPWLIIPPICAGIAYFATAVGWIPPVFLAVPWITPPGLYAYLATGGSIGAALVSLFNMFIAFLIYIPFVLNANKVKTVEEEE
- a CDS encoding ABC transporter substrate-binding protein yields the protein MKKLFKPLLLLFTFIFLFGCSTAEQPSDSNNTGSSSGQSEESHSASGEFVLYTSQPEEDINKLVAEFNKEYPDIKVNIFRSGTEEVISKVMAEKETGDILADALLVSDSFTFDQLANEDLLQSYESPELDKIPSDYVHPDFKYTGTKLIVTGIAVNTDMVDANEIEGFKSMTDSKYKGMPMIPSPLYSGAASLNLSILTQDGNLGWDFYEDLKANDVFVGQGNGTVRDALLNGQQGMGMLVDYMAIRAKNDGAPIEFVYPEEGALYVTEPIGIINGAKNAELAQYFVDFILSQRGQEVTAEIGYTPVREGVQAPEGLKGVSDIKTMGYDSDKVLETRDADKERFAELFGQ